One genomic region from Haloarcula taiwanensis encodes:
- a CDS encoding anthranilate synthase component I, whose product MTLDISREEFVEHAKADRPVVVRTAAELDVDVEPLTAYAALTGRTSDVAANDYTFLLESAEKVASSDPDGAFAPETDDRHARFSFVGYDPRAVVTVTGDESEVEAFDDRYADLVTTDGGDVVDDLRAAMPDVALRNFPEMDRQHLEGGLVGFLSYDAVYDLWLDEVGLDRPDSRFPDAQFVLTTSTVRFDHVEDTVSLVFTPVVRQGEDAGERYDELVAEAERVEAVLTDLAPLETDGFRREDEVAGPQDEYEDAVERAKEYVLSGDIYQGVISRTRELYGEVDPLGFYEALRAVNPSPYMYLLGYDDLTIVGASPETLVSVAGDHVVSNPIAGTCQRGNSPVEDRRLAGEMLADGKERAEHTMLVDLARNDVRRVAEAGSVRVPEFMNVLKYSHVQHIESTVTGRLAADKDAFDAARATFPAGTLSGAPKIRAMEIIDELERSPRGPYGGGVGYFDWDGDTDFAIVIRSATVEDEGDRDRITVQAGAGIVADSDPESEYVETEQKMDGVLTALEEIEGEPVDTTVGADDTEAASGADGPEEVTR is encoded by the coding sequence ATGACCCTCGATATCTCCCGCGAGGAGTTCGTCGAACACGCCAAGGCCGACCGCCCGGTCGTCGTCCGCACCGCCGCGGAGCTGGACGTCGACGTGGAACCGCTGACCGCGTACGCAGCGCTGACCGGCCGCACGAGTGACGTAGCCGCAAACGATTACACGTTCCTGCTGGAAAGCGCCGAGAAGGTCGCCTCCAGCGACCCCGACGGCGCGTTCGCGCCGGAGACCGACGACCGCCACGCCCGCTTCTCCTTCGTCGGCTACGACCCGCGCGCTGTCGTTACCGTGACCGGCGACGAGAGCGAGGTCGAGGCGTTCGACGACCGCTACGCCGACCTCGTGACGACCGATGGCGGCGACGTGGTTGATGACCTCCGGGCCGCGATGCCCGATGTGGCGCTGCGGAACTTCCCGGAGATGGACCGCCAGCATCTCGAAGGCGGCCTCGTCGGCTTCCTCTCCTATGACGCCGTCTACGACCTCTGGCTCGACGAGGTCGGCTTGGACCGCCCCGACTCGCGGTTCCCGGACGCGCAGTTCGTCCTCACGACGTCGACGGTCCGATTCGACCACGTCGAGGATACTGTCTCGCTCGTGTTCACACCTGTTGTCAGGCAAGGCGAGGACGCCGGCGAGCGCTACGACGAACTGGTCGCCGAGGCCGAACGGGTCGAGGCCGTGCTGACGGACCTCGCCCCGCTGGAGACTGACGGCTTCCGCCGCGAGGACGAAGTTGCTGGTCCGCAAGACGAGTACGAGGACGCCGTCGAACGCGCCAAGGAGTACGTCCTCTCGGGGGACATTTACCAGGGCGTCATCTCGCGGACCCGCGAGCTGTACGGCGAGGTCGACCCGCTGGGCTTCTACGAGGCGCTCCGGGCGGTGAACCCCTCGCCGTACATGTATCTGCTGGGCTACGACGACCTGACCATCGTCGGCGCGAGCCCGGAGACGCTGGTCTCGGTCGCCGGCGACCACGTCGTCTCGAACCCCATTGCGGGGACGTGCCAGCGCGGAAACTCCCCCGTCGAGGACCGCCGCCTCGCTGGCGAGATGCTCGCCGACGGGAAGGAGCGGGCCGAACACACCATGCTGGTCGACCTGGCGCGCAACGACGTGCGCCGCGTCGCCGAGGCCGGGAGCGTCCGCGTTCCTGAGTTCATGAACGTCCTCAAGTACAGCCACGTCCAGCACATCGAATCCACGGTCACTGGCCGGCTCGCCGCGGACAAGGACGCCTTCGACGCCGCCCGCGCGACGTTCCCGGCGGGGACCCTCTCGGGCGCGCCGAAGATTCGCGCCATGGAGATAATCGACGAACTCGAACGCTCGCCGCGTGGCCCCTACGGCGGCGGCGTCGGCTACTTCGACTGGGACGGGGACACCGACTTCGCCATCGTCATCCGCTCGGCCACGGTCGAGGACGAGGGCGACCGGGACCGCATCACCGTCCAGGCCGGCGCGGGCATCGTCGCGGATTCGGACCCCGAAAGCGAGTACGTCGAGACCGAGCAGAAAATGGACGGCGTGCTGACGGCGCTGGAGGAAATCGAAGGGGAACCGGTCGACACGACTGTGGGTGCCGACGACACCGAGGCTGCGAGCGGAGCCGACGGCCCCGAGGAGGTGACCCGATGA
- a CDS encoding N-(5'-phosphoribosyl)anthranilate isomerase yields MTRVKICGVTDSTDRDAVVTAGADAVGVIHGVPVDTPREVDAATAEKLADGVPPFVTSVLVTMPTTVQEAVRRVDRIEPDAVQVHDGLSPAELGALDSRITQDIVAVVEADAPAIESYATHADALLVDSVDADGGGGTGETHDWERTRDLVDSLDVPIVLAGGLTPENVADAVETVEPFAVDVASGVESAGGTKDHDAVSRFVRNAKQAAEGAV; encoded by the coding sequence ATGACGCGCGTGAAGATCTGTGGCGTGACGGACAGCACGGACCGCGATGCCGTCGTTACGGCCGGCGCTGACGCGGTCGGCGTCATCCACGGTGTCCCGGTCGACACACCACGGGAAGTCGATGCGGCCACTGCCGAGAAGCTCGCCGACGGCGTCCCGCCGTTCGTGACGAGCGTACTGGTGACGATGCCGACGACGGTTCAGGAGGCCGTCAGGCGCGTCGACAGGATCGAACCCGACGCAGTGCAGGTCCACGACGGACTCTCACCGGCAGAACTCGGGGCCCTCGACAGCCGCATCACCCAGGATATCGTCGCCGTCGTCGAGGCGGACGCGCCAGCCATCGAGAGCTATGCCACCCACGCCGACGCCTTGCTCGTGGACTCAGTCGACGCCGACGGCGGCGGCGGCACGGGCGAGACACACGACTGGGAGCGCACGCGCGACCTCGTCGACTCGCTGGATGTGCCCATCGTGCTGGCTGGCGGACTGACCCCTGAGAACGTGGCCGACGCCGTCGAGACGGTCGAACCGTTCGCCGTCGACGTGGCGAGCGGCGTGGAGTCCGCTGGCGGCACGAAAGACCACGACGCGGTCAGCCGGTTCGTCCGGAACGCCAAGCAAGCAGCGGAGGGAGCGGTATGA
- a CDS encoding anthranilate phosphoribosyltransferase, whose amino-acid sequence MKEYIERVTDGEDLTQDEARTVATTVFEDATEAQIGALLTALRAKGETEAEIAGFAEGMRDAARTIRPDREGLVDTCGTGGDDYNTINVSTTSAIVAAGAGVPIAKHGNYSVSSSSGSADVLEEVGVDIEAEPPAVEETIERDGIGFMLAPVFHPAMKAVIGPRQELGMRTVFNILGPLTNPADADAQVLGVYDPDLVPVMAEALARLDVERALVVHGDGLDEIAVHGETVVAEVTGDRIAEYTISPEDMGLETHDIEAMAGGEPAENAADLRGIVSGEITGAKRDIILANAGAAIYVAGVADTHEAGVEQARQAIESGAAADKLDDLIGA is encoded by the coding sequence ATGAAAGAGTATATTGAACGCGTCACCGACGGTGAAGACCTGACACAGGACGAGGCTCGGACCGTCGCGACGACTGTCTTCGAGGATGCGACCGAGGCACAGATCGGAGCGCTCCTGACGGCACTGCGGGCAAAGGGGGAGACAGAGGCCGAGATCGCTGGCTTCGCGGAGGGGATGCGAGACGCCGCACGGACCATTCGGCCCGACCGCGAGGGGCTTGTCGACACCTGCGGGACCGGTGGCGACGACTACAACACAATCAACGTCTCGACGACGAGCGCCATTGTCGCGGCCGGGGCTGGCGTCCCGATTGCCAAACACGGCAACTACTCTGTCTCTTCATCGTCTGGGAGCGCCGACGTGCTCGAAGAGGTCGGCGTCGACATCGAGGCCGAACCGCCGGCTGTCGAGGAGACGATTGAACGAGACGGGATCGGCTTCATGCTCGCACCCGTGTTCCACCCGGCGATGAAGGCCGTTATCGGCCCGCGCCAGGAACTCGGGATGCGGACTGTGTTCAATATTCTCGGCCCGCTGACGAACCCTGCCGATGCGGACGCACAGGTGCTTGGCGTCTACGACCCGGACCTCGTGCCCGTGATGGCCGAAGCGCTGGCTCGGCTGGATGTCGAGCGGGCGCTGGTCGTCCACGGCGACGGCCTCGACGAGATTGCAGTCCACGGCGAGACGGTTGTCGCGGAAGTAACCGGCGACCGGATCGCGGAGTACACCATCTCCCCGGAAGACATGGGGCTTGAGACACATGACATCGAGGCCATGGCGGGCGGCGAGCCCGCGGAGAACGCCGCCGACCTTCGTGGCATCGTCTCCGGAGAGATCACCGGGGCGAAGCGGGACATCATCCTCGCTAACGCTGGCGCAGCCATCTACGTCGCCGGTGTCGCCGACACGCACGAGGCGGGGGTCGAACAGGCCCGGCAGGCTATCGAGTCGGGCGCGGCGGCCGACAAACTCGACGATCTGATCGGGGCATGA
- a CDS encoding lycopene cyclase, translating into MLPDIGVFGPYTYLVTEVIWGSIALVLLWRANALRMAAKTIVALYPIAYVWDWYTLTVGVFEIKLRTGVDLLGIPIEEHIFMIVVPALILGIHENLHGLSSGSNSE; encoded by the coding sequence ATGCTGCCTGACATCGGGGTCTTCGGCCCCTACACCTACCTAGTGACCGAGGTGATCTGGGGGAGTATCGCTCTCGTGTTGCTCTGGCGCGCGAACGCCCTCCGGATGGCGGCCAAGACCATCGTCGCGCTCTATCCGATCGCCTACGTCTGGGACTGGTACACACTGACCGTTGGTGTCTTCGAAATCAAACTCCGGACCGGTGTCGACCTGCTCGGGATTCCCATCGAAGAACATATTTTCATGATCGTCGTTCCCGCGCTCATTCTCGGTATCCACGAGAATCTCCACGGTCTTTCGTCCGGGTCGAACAGCGAATAG
- a CDS encoding CBS domain-containing protein yields the protein MDIADIATREFVEVDANKRLGKVRSIFERENPKGIIVTEDGDYAGVITQKQLVQSHVEDNAKAGAMTRSAPKVERTDDVREVARVLVEGGVKLAPVFEAGELWGIVTEDDILDAVLDNLDALRVEDIYTQDVITVSEDTNVGQVVNLLRKHGISRLPVLGDDDGLTGMVTRHDIVDVVVRDMNKTTRGDRSGEVERVLDMPVYDVMSSPVETAKLGDSVENAVARMLENDFAGLVVTPEEDDTHVAGILTKTDVLRALTYTEEEHMDVQITNIKLLDTISRADIRADIETVADKYGAMQVQHAHVRFHEHKEKLRGTPLIQCQIRLRTNKGQAAGSGEGYGAETAFNVALDKLERNVLELKGVQADEEYRGQLLRKLGEL from the coding sequence ATGGATATTGCTGATATCGCCACCAGAGAATTTGTCGAGGTTGACGCCAACAAGCGCTTGGGGAAAGTCCGGTCTATCTTCGAACGCGAGAACCCCAAGGGTATCATCGTCACGGAAGACGGTGACTACGCTGGCGTTATCACGCAGAAACAGCTGGTCCAGTCCCATGTCGAGGACAACGCGAAAGCGGGGGCGATGACGCGCTCGGCGCCGAAAGTCGAGCGCACCGACGACGTGCGCGAGGTCGCGCGCGTCCTCGTCGAGGGTGGTGTCAAGCTCGCGCCGGTGTTCGAGGCGGGCGAGCTCTGGGGTATCGTCACCGAGGACGATATCCTCGACGCGGTTCTCGACAACCTCGACGCACTGCGCGTCGAGGACATCTACACGCAGGACGTCATCACAGTCTCTGAGGACACCAACGTCGGGCAAGTCGTCAACCTCCTCCGGAAACACGGCATCTCCCGGCTTCCGGTACTTGGTGACGACGACGGCCTGACTGGGATGGTCACGCGTCACGACATCGTCGACGTGGTCGTCCGGGACATGAACAAGACGACGCGGGGCGACCGCTCCGGCGAAGTCGAGCGCGTGCTCGACATGCCGGTCTACGACGTAATGAGCAGTCCGGTGGAGACGGCAAAGCTCGGCGACTCCGTCGAGAACGCCGTCGCGCGGATGCTCGAAAACGACTTCGCCGGGCTCGTCGTCACGCCGGAAGAGGACGACACCCACGTCGCCGGCATCCTCACGAAGACCGACGTGCTCCGTGCGCTGACCTACACCGAAGAAGAGCACATGGACGTCCAGATCACGAATATAAAACTGCTGGACACCATCTCCCGTGCGGATATCCGGGCCGACATCGAGACGGTCGCGGACAAGTACGGAGCGATGCAGGTCCAGCACGCGCACGTCCGGTTCCACGAGCACAAGGAGAAGCTCCGTGGCACGCCGCTCATCCAGTGTCAGATCCGCCTGCGCACCAACAAGGGTCAGGCGGCCGGCTCCGGTGAGGGCTACGGCGCTGAAACCGCCTTCAACGTCGCGCTCGACAAGCTAGAACGCAACGTCCTCGAACTGAAAGGCGTTCAGGCCGACGAGGAGTACCGCGGCCAGCTCCTCCGTAAGCTCGGCGAGCTATAA
- a CDS encoding NADP-dependent oxidoreductase yields MSNTNRVYRLAKRPEGTPDHDTFELSEEEIPDPGPGEVLIKTLYLSVDPYMRDRMRDSESYADPWDVGDALKGAVVGEVVESNGARFDEGDVVTGELEWAEYATAPGPVLTEVNPELAPISTALGVLGMPGLTAYFGTREVAQPAAGDTFVVTGAAGAVGSVAGQLAKLQGARVVGFAGSDEKVSFLEDDLGFDAGINYKTTDDYRAALDEAAPDGVDAYFDNVGGPITDAVFTRLNTDARVAVCGQISLYNSEEVPMGPRKLTQVIQSRATVEGLLVSDFEPRFEEATKQLGQWVASGDISYRETVTEGIENAPDAFLGLFEGENIGKQLVQVAER; encoded by the coding sequence ATGTCGAACACAAACCGCGTTTACCGGCTGGCGAAGCGCCCCGAAGGGACGCCCGACCACGATACGTTCGAGCTTTCCGAGGAAGAGATCCCGGACCCGGGGCCCGGCGAGGTACTCATCAAGACGCTGTACCTCTCTGTCGACCCGTATATGCGTGACCGGATGCGAGACAGCGAATCGTATGCGGACCCGTGGGATGTGGGCGACGCGCTCAAGGGTGCTGTCGTCGGTGAGGTTGTCGAGTCCAACGGTGCACGTTTTGACGAGGGCGATGTCGTCACCGGCGAGCTAGAGTGGGCGGAGTACGCCACAGCGCCCGGACCGGTGCTCACAGAAGTCAATCCGGAGCTCGCACCCATTTCGACAGCGCTCGGCGTCTTAGGGATGCCGGGTCTGACAGCGTACTTCGGCACGCGGGAAGTCGCGCAGCCTGCGGCCGGCGACACGTTCGTCGTCACCGGCGCTGCGGGCGCCGTCGGCTCCGTGGCGGGTCAGCTCGCCAAGCTCCAGGGCGCACGCGTCGTCGGTTTCGCCGGCTCCGACGAGAAAGTCTCGTTCCTCGAAGACGACCTCGGCTTCGACGCTGGCATCAACTACAAAACGACCGACGACTACCGGGCCGCGCTGGACGAGGCCGCGCCGGACGGCGTCGACGCCTACTTCGACAACGTCGGCGGCCCGATCACCGACGCGGTGTTCACGCGACTCAACACCGACGCGCGCGTCGCCGTCTGCGGACAGATCTCGCTGTACAACAGCGAGGAGGTCCCGATGGGGCCGCGCAAGCTGACTCAGGTCATCCAGTCCCGGGCAACCGTCGAAGGGCTTCTCGTCTCCGACTTCGAGCCGCGGTTCGAGGAAGCGACGAAGCAGCTCGGTCAGTGGGTCGCCTCGGGCGACATTTCCTACCGAGAAACCGTCACCGAAGGCATCGAGAACGCGCCCGACGCGTTCCTCGGGCTGTTTGAGGGCGAGAACATCGGCAAGCAGCTCGTGCAGGTCGCCGAGCGATAG
- a CDS encoding ATPase, which yields MNEVQLEVAKAYPNDSGRGIARLDPDTLLHLKLSPGDIIEIEGSDTTAAKVWRADRQDWNTDTVRIDGFTRQNADVGIGERVTIRKAEAEKADKLVLAPPEEASVQFGSDAAGMVKRQILKRPVVERDIVPVMSSTNHPFMRSPGQAIPLIAVETEPEGVCLITEDTEVELREEPISGFEKTGGGITYEDIGGLQNEIQRVREMVELPMKHPQIFKKLGIEPPQGVLLHGPPGTGKTLLAKAVANETSASFFSIAGPEIISKYYGESEQQLREIFEDASEESPSIIFIDELDSIAPKREDVTGEVERRVVAQLLTMMDGLESRGQVIVIAATNRVDSVDPALRRPGRFDREIEIGVPDEVGREEILQIHTRGMPLSDDVNLAKLATDTHGFVGADIESLTKEAAMKALRRYLPEIDLDEEDIPPSLIDRMIIKRDDFKGALNEVSPSAMREVLVELPKVSWDSVGGLSEPKEQVQEAVEWPMNSPEKFERMGVTPPSGVLLYGPPGTGKTLMAKAVANETDANFISVRGPQLLSKWVGESEKAIRQTFRKARQVAPTIIFFDELDSLAPGRGGEMGSNVSERVVNQLLTELDGLEEMEDVMVIGATNRPDMIDPALIRSGRFDRLVMIGEPDIEGREQILKIHTDDTPLSPDVSLRELAEVSEGFVGSDLESIAREAAIEALREDDDAEEVEMRHFRQAMDSVRPTITDDIREYYEQMEEEFRGGSSPQRQAGTGGRIGFQ from the coding sequence ATGAACGAAGTCCAATTGGAAGTGGCGAAGGCGTACCCGAACGACTCGGGGCGCGGCATCGCCCGACTCGACCCCGACACGCTGCTGCATCTCAAGCTTTCCCCCGGCGACATCATCGAGATAGAAGGGAGCGATACGACCGCGGCCAAGGTGTGGCGGGCCGACCGACAGGACTGGAACACCGACACCGTCCGCATCGACGGCTTCACGCGCCAGAACGCAGACGTGGGCATCGGCGAGCGGGTCACCATCCGCAAGGCCGAGGCCGAGAAGGCCGACAAGCTCGTGCTCGCCCCGCCCGAGGAGGCATCGGTCCAGTTCGGCTCCGACGCCGCCGGCATGGTCAAACGCCAGATTCTCAAGCGGCCGGTCGTCGAGCGCGACATCGTCCCCGTGATGTCCTCGACGAACCACCCGTTCATGCGCTCGCCCGGACAGGCCATCCCGCTCATCGCAGTCGAGACCGAGCCGGAGGGCGTCTGTCTCATCACTGAGGACACCGAGGTCGAACTCCGCGAGGAACCCATCTCCGGGTTCGAGAAGACCGGCGGCGGCATCACCTACGAGGACATCGGCGGCCTCCAAAACGAGATTCAGCGGGTCCGCGAGATGGTCGAGCTGCCGATGAAACACCCCCAGATATTCAAGAAGCTCGGCATCGAGCCGCCACAGGGGGTCTTGCTCCACGGGCCGCCCGGCACCGGGAAGACCCTGCTCGCGAAGGCCGTCGCCAACGAAACCTCCGCCAGTTTCTTCTCTATCGCCGGCCCCGAGATAATCTCGAAGTACTACGGCGAATCGGAACAGCAGTTACGCGAGATATTCGAGGACGCGAGCGAGGAATCGCCCTCGATTATCTTCATCGACGAACTGGACTCCATCGCGCCCAAGCGCGAGGACGTGACCGGCGAGGTCGAGCGCCGCGTCGTCGCCCAACTGCTGACGATGATGGACGGCCTCGAATCGCGGGGCCAGGTCATCGTCATCGCCGCGACCAACCGCGTCGACAGCGTGGACCCGGCGCTTCGCCGCCCCGGCCGCTTCGACCGCGAAATCGAGATCGGCGTGCCCGACGAGGTCGGCCGCGAGGAAATCCTCCAGATTCACACCCGCGGCATGCCGCTGTCTGACGACGTGAACCTCGCCAAACTGGCGACGGACACGCACGGCTTCGTCGGAGCCGACATCGAGAGTCTGACCAAGGAGGCCGCGATGAAGGCGCTCCGGCGCTACCTCCCCGAAATCGACTTGGACGAGGAGGACATCCCGCCGAGCCTCATCGACCGCATGATAATCAAGCGCGACGACTTCAAGGGCGCGCTCAACGAGGTGAGTCCGTCGGCGATGCGGGAAGTGCTGGTGGAACTCCCGAAGGTGTCCTGGGACAGCGTCGGCGGCCTCAGCGAGCCCAAAGAGCAGGTCCAGGAGGCCGTCGAGTGGCCGATGAACTCCCCGGAGAAGTTCGAGCGCATGGGCGTGACGCCGCCGTCGGGCGTGTTGCTGTACGGTCCGCCCGGCACCGGAAAGACGCTCATGGCGAAAGCTGTCGCCAACGAGACGGACGCGAACTTCATCTCGGTCCGCGGGCCGCAACTACTCAGCAAGTGGGTCGGCGAGAGCGAGAAGGCCATCCGCCAGACGTTCCGGAAGGCTCGCCAGGTCGCCCCGACCATCATCTTCTTCGACGAACTCGACTCGCTGGCACCGGGTCGGGGCGGCGAGATGGGGTCGAACGTCTCCGAACGCGTCGTCAACCAGCTCCTGACCGAACTCGACGGGCTCGAAGAGATGGAGGACGTGATGGTCATCGGCGCGACCAACCGCCCGGACATGATCGACCCGGCCCTCATCCGCTCGGGCCGGTTCGACCGGCTGGTGATGATCGGCGAGCCCGATATCGAGGGCCGCGAGCAGATCCTGAAGATCCACACGGACGACACGCCGCTGTCGCCCGATGTGAGCCTGCGTGAACTGGCCGAAGTCAGCGAGGGCTTCGTCGGCTCGGACCTCGAATCCATTGCCCGTGAGGCCGCTATCGAGGCGCTCCGTGAGGACGACGACGCGGAGGAAGTCGAGATGCGCCACTTCCGGCAGGCGATGGACAGCGTGCGTCCGACGATTACCGACGACATCCGCGAGTACTACGAGCAGATGGAAGAGGAGTTCAGAGGGGGTTCCAGCCCACAGCGTCAGGCTGGAACCGGCGGCCGGATCGGCTTCCAGTAA
- a CDS encoding TIGR00299 family protein: protein MRTLAFDGRIGAAGDMLLGALLAAGADREALSPVEDALDVEYAVSAVDRSGIAATRVDVLLTDADDVDDSHDDQSHSHSHDHDEGHGHAGDDDAHPHTHEDHDHTHAEGRGPSRTYAEVVELVGEMDLPATVRTDALAIFEILGEAEASVHGTDLDDTHFHEVGADDAIADIVGVCLLLDDLDIERVVTTPLATGGGTVEMSHGSYPVPTPAVVAIAEQADWSLQGGPIDRELLTPTGAAILAHIADGTDSLPPLDLDASGYGAGGWDLDDRPNVLRAMVGDGAGRLRRDEITVLETNVDDVPPEVLGDLQRSLPEVGARDVSIVPTTMKKSRPGHIVKVICRPEDAERVARRLAEATGTLGVRESGAGHRWVADREYKTVALSVDGEQFEVTVKVASDTDGTVFDVSAEYDDAAAVADATGLPVRAVMQRAERMVRE, encoded by the coding sequence ATGCGAACACTCGCTTTCGATGGCCGGATAGGTGCTGCCGGCGACATGCTGCTGGGGGCACTACTGGCCGCCGGGGCCGACCGCGAGGCTCTGTCGCCGGTTGAAGACGCGCTGGACGTCGAATACGCCGTCTCCGCGGTGGACCGCTCAGGGATTGCTGCAACGCGCGTCGACGTACTGCTGACCGACGCCGACGATGTCGACGATTCTCACGACGACCAGTCGCATTCTCACTCCCACGACCATGACGAGGGACACGGCCACGCTGGGGACGACGACGCACACCCACACACCCACGAAGACCACGACCACACCCACGCTGAGGGGCGCGGCCCGAGCCGAACGTACGCCGAGGTCGTCGAACTCGTCGGGGAGATGGACCTCCCGGCGACAGTGCGAACGGACGCGCTGGCGATATTCGAGATACTCGGCGAGGCCGAGGCGTCTGTCCACGGGACGGATCTCGACGACACGCACTTTCACGAGGTCGGGGCCGACGACGCCATCGCTGATATCGTCGGCGTCTGCCTCCTGCTGGACGACCTCGACATCGAGCGGGTCGTAACGACACCGCTGGCGACGGGCGGCGGGACTGTCGAGATGAGCCACGGCAGTTACCCGGTCCCGACTCCCGCAGTAGTTGCAATCGCGGAGCAAGCCGACTGGTCGCTGCAGGGTGGCCCCATCGACAGGGAACTCCTGACGCCGACCGGCGCGGCGATTCTCGCCCACATCGCTGACGGGACCGACTCGTTGCCACCGCTCGATCTCGACGCGTCAGGCTACGGCGCTGGCGGCTGGGACCTCGACGACCGCCCCAACGTCTTGCGGGCCATGGTCGGCGACGGCGCGGGGCGGCTCCGCCGCGATGAAATCACGGTCCTCGAAACGAACGTCGACGACGTCCCACCCGAAGTGCTTGGCGACCTCCAGCGCTCGCTCCCGGAGGTCGGCGCACGCGACGTGTCGATAGTGCCGACGACGATGAAGAAGTCCCGGCCCGGCCACATCGTGAAGGTCATCTGCAGGCCGGAAGACGCCGAGCGGGTCGCGCGCCGCCTCGCCGAAGCGACCGGGACGCTCGGCGTGCGCGAGTCCGGGGCCGGTCACCGCTGGGTCGCCGACCGGGAGTACAAGACGGTCGCGCTCTCCGTCGACGGCGAGCAGTTCGAGGTCACGGTCAAAGTCGCAAGTGACACTGACGGCACAGTGTTCGACGTGAGCGCGGAGTACGACGACGCCGCGGCCGTCGCGGACGCGACCGGGCTCCCCGTCCGGGCGGTTATGCAGCGAGCCGAGCGGATGGTGCGGGAATAG
- a CDS encoding DNA repair and recombination protein RadB — protein sequence MSEYVPTGCDAIDDLLGGGLERGAVTQVYGPPAAGKTNFALSAVMEVAAAGDAALYIDTEGLSADRMEQVASGRARGTAQTVDDLAGRLIITEALDYDEQAEAVQDAAEFAAEVELIVLDSATGFYRLRRDDEDGGETLRDVARQITHLLSLARKHDLAVLFTNQVFTDPDSDRSTALGGHTLNHWSGAIVRLDRFRGGNRRATLEKHRAKPAGDTAQFRITDSGLVGDDTPETPQ from the coding sequence GTGAGCGAGTACGTCCCGACCGGGTGTGACGCTATTGACGACCTCCTGGGTGGTGGGCTGGAGCGCGGTGCGGTCACACAGGTGTACGGCCCGCCGGCGGCCGGCAAGACCAACTTCGCCCTGTCGGCGGTGATGGAAGTCGCCGCTGCCGGCGACGCGGCGCTGTACATCGACACTGAAGGACTCTCGGCCGACCGGATGGAACAGGTCGCTAGCGGCCGCGCTCGCGGGACCGCCCAGACCGTGGACGACCTCGCCGGCCGCCTCATCATCACCGAGGCGCTGGACTACGACGAGCAGGCCGAGGCCGTCCAGGACGCCGCGGAGTTCGCCGCCGAGGTCGAACTCATCGTGCTCGACAGCGCGACCGGGTTCTATCGACTCCGCCGCGACGACGAGGACGGCGGTGAGACGCTTCGGGACGTGGCCCGCCAGATTACCCACCTGCTCTCGCTGGCCCGCAAACACGACCTCGCGGTCCTGTTTACGAACCAGGTGTTTACCGACCCCGACAGCGACCGCTCAACGGCGCTCGGCGGCCATACCCTCAACCACTGGTCGGGCGCAATCGTCCGCCTGGACCGGTTCCGCGGCGGCAACCGCCGCGCCACACTGGAGAAACACCGCGCCAAACCGGCCGGCGACACGGCCCAGTTCCGCATCACCGACTCGGGACTTGTAGGCGACGACACGCCCGAGACGCCGCAGTAG
- a CDS encoding phosphate transport system regulatory protein PhoU, whose protein sequence is MPRDSYQEGLNSLREDVLYMSEIVLERLRLGLDALEQKDEEMAREVIEGDHEINQLYLDLEQDCIDLLALQQPVASDLRFIAASFKIITDLERIGDLATNLGEYSLEAERDVYPEVDIQDVADVTIEMVENAMQAYGDENADQCYAIADVDDEVDERCEAASETVVRDLIEREIDTDSSEGEIEQLMADVSRLLLTIRDIERVGDHAVNIAARTLYMAENDDDLIY, encoded by the coding sequence ATGCCACGCGATTCCTATCAGGAGGGACTGAACTCGCTCCGCGAGGATGTCCTTTATATGTCAGAGATCGTCCTCGAGCGGCTTCGGCTTGGCTTGGATGCGCTCGAACAGAAAGACGAAGAGATGGCCCGAGAGGTCATCGAGGGCGACCACGAGATCAATCAACTGTATCTCGACCTCGAACAGGACTGTATCGACCTGCTGGCGCTGCAACAGCCGGTCGCATCCGATCTCCGCTTTATCGCCGCGTCGTTCAAGATCATTACCGACCTCGAACGGATCGGCGACCTCGCCACGAACCTCGGCGAGTACTCGCTGGAGGCCGAACGCGATGTATACCCCGAGGTCGACATTCAGGACGTTGCCGACGTGACCATCGAGATGGTCGAAAACGCTATGCAAGCCTACGGCGACGAGAACGCCGACCAGTGCTACGCCATCGCCGATGTCGACGACGAGGTGGACGAACGCTGTGAGGCCGCCTCGGAGACGGTCGTGCGCGACCTCATTGAGCGGGAGATAGACACCGACTCCAGCGAAGGCGAGATTGAGCAACTGATGGCCGACGTGTCCCGTCTCCTGCTGACGATTCGTGACATCGAGCGGGTCGGCGACCACGCCGTCAACATCGCCGCGCGGACGCTGTACATGGCCGAGAACGACGACGACCTCATCTACTGA